One part of the Zymomonas mobilis subsp. pomaceae ATCC 29192 genome encodes these proteins:
- the nifH gene encoding nitrogenase iron protein, producing the protein MTTATATRKVAIYGKGGIGKSTTTQNTAAALAFFHDKKVFIHGCDPKADSTRLILGGKPQETVMDALRDHGSENVTLEKVMKTGFHDIRCVESGGPEPGVGCAGRGVITAIDLMENNDAYTDDLDFIFFDVLGDVVCGGFAMPIREGKAQEVYIVASGEMMAIYAANNICKGLVKYAKQSGVRLGGIICNSRNVDGEREFLEEFTNAIGTQMIHFVPRDNIVQKAEFNKKTVTEFDPEQNQAQEYKELGRKILENEMFVIPKPLTMDELESMVVKYGILD; encoded by the coding sequence ATGACAACAGCTACGGCAACACGTAAAGTAGCCATTTACGGTAAGGGTGGTATCGGGAAATCAACGACCACTCAGAATACCGCCGCTGCTCTGGCTTTCTTCCATGACAAAAAAGTTTTCATTCATGGCTGCGATCCAAAGGCTGATTCAACCCGCTTGATCCTCGGTGGTAAACCACAGGAAACTGTGATGGATGCTCTGCGTGATCATGGTTCTGAAAATGTTACCTTAGAAAAAGTCATGAAAACGGGTTTCCATGACATTCGTTGCGTTGAATCCGGTGGGCCGGAACCGGGTGTTGGTTGTGCAGGTCGCGGTGTTATTACCGCCATCGATCTGATGGAAAATAACGACGCCTATACCGATGATTTAGATTTTATTTTCTTTGATGTGTTGGGTGACGTTGTTTGCGGCGGTTTCGCCATGCCGATCCGTGAAGGTAAAGCGCAGGAAGTTTATATCGTCGCTTCTGGTGAAATGATGGCCATTTATGCGGCCAACAACATCTGTAAGGGTCTTGTTAAATACGCCAAACAAAGCGGTGTTCGCCTTGGTGGTATCATTTGCAACAGCCGTAATGTTGATGGTGAAAGAGAATTCCTTGAAGAATTCACAAATGCCATTGGCACCCAGATGATTCACTTTGTCCCCCGTGATAACATCGTTCAGAAAGCCGAATTTAACAAAAAAACGGTCACTGAATTCGATCCGGAACAGAATCAGGCACAAGAATACAAAGAATTAGGCCGTAAGATTCTTGAAAATGAAATGTTCGTTATACCGAAACCACTAACCATGGATGAACTCGAATCCATGGTCGTTAAGTACGGTATTCTTGACTAA
- a CDS encoding GNAT family N-acetyltransferase — MFAYSARLFLRPLWSDDLSILFDRLESTFFCDEPKDNHKNDIARYLREKASLLIQDRDPTRPHSGIFLRGEGEPTLIGITGIADECARFFCWIAAPFRGHGFATEASRMMLHFADNALRLSQLTAWYDAQNVPAKKLLAKLGFAPKEQIFSISHWEPSTISPLFQGASLEEALLIENHLYQRYLPKKKSQTIAIAAATLAA; from the coding sequence ATGTTCGCTTATAGCGCACGTTTATTTTTAAGACCGCTGTGGTCAGATGATCTCAGCATTTTGTTCGATCGGCTCGAATCCACATTTTTTTGTGATGAGCCTAAAGATAACCATAAGAATGATATTGCGCGTTATCTTAGAGAAAAAGCGTCCCTCCTTATACAGGATAGGGATCCGACACGCCCCCATTCAGGCATCTTTTTACGGGGTGAAGGCGAACCGACGCTTATTGGTATTACCGGCATAGCGGATGAATGCGCCCGATTTTTCTGCTGGATCGCCGCCCCTTTTCGCGGTCATGGCTTTGCAACAGAAGCTAGTCGGATGATGCTGCATTTTGCTGATAACGCCTTAAGGCTGTCTCAGCTTACAGCATGGTATGATGCCCAGAATGTACCCGCGAAGAAACTGTTAGCCAAACTTGGCTTTGCGCCAAAGGAACAGATATTCTCGATTTCACATTGGGAGCCATCGACCATATCCCCTTTATTTCAAGGCGCTTCTCTTGAAGAAGCGCTCTTGATAGAGAATCATCTCTATCAACGCTATCTTCCTAAAAAGAAATCTCAGACTATAGCTATCGCGGCCGCGACACTGGCTGCATAA
- a CDS encoding cation transporter: MGAKCCSCETLSPTTKDIPVGYKRALWGVLIINAAMFIAEIGAGIVSGSASLQGDALDFLGDSFNYAISLFVIGFSLQARARAALVKGLTMGLLGVWVIFITLWHIISGTLPEAQTMGVIGSIALVANIVSFLLLWRFRSGDANMHSAWICSRNDVIGNFAVLLAALGVFNVAKGWPDYGVAAVMAILALQGAWVSIRMALGELRSLATE; this comes from the coding sequence ATGGGCGCGAAATGCTGTAGTTGTGAAACACTTTCACCCACAACAAAAGATATTCCTGTAGGGTATAAAAGAGCTTTGTGGGGTGTTTTGATTATTAATGCGGCTATGTTCATAGCGGAAATAGGGGCCGGTATTGTGTCAGGATCCGCTTCTTTACAGGGTGATGCACTGGATTTTTTGGGAGACTCCTTTAATTATGCCATCAGCCTTTTTGTTATAGGTTTCTCTCTACAGGCGCGTGCGCGCGCTGCTCTTGTAAAAGGCTTAACGATGGGTCTGTTGGGGGTATGGGTAATCTTTATTACTCTTTGGCATATTATCAGTGGAACTCTACCAGAAGCGCAGACAATGGGCGTTATTGGAAGCATAGCGCTCGTTGCGAATATCGTTTCATTTTTGTTATTATGGCGCTTTAGATCCGGTGATGCCAACATGCATTCAGCATGGATTTGTTCTCGCAATGATGTGATTGGCAATTTCGCTGTTCTGCTGGCCGCGTTAGGTGTGTTTAATGTTGCCAAAGGTTGGCCGGATTATGGTGTGGCCGCCGTTATGGCGATTCTGGCTTTGCAAGGCGCGTGGGTTAGTATTCGTATGGCCTTGGGTGAGTTACGGTCACTGGCTACGGAATAA
- the anfD gene encoding nitrogenase iron-iron protein, alpha chain translates to MPLHEFDCSKVIPERKQHAVVKGRGEDLTSCLPKGYLNTIPGTISERGCAYCGAKHVIGTPMKDVIHISHGPVGCTYDTWQTKRYLSDNNNFQLKYTFASDVKEKHIVFGADKLLKSNILEAFKAFPEIKRMTVYQTCATALIGDDIEAVCDEVMEELPDVDIFVCNSPGFAGPSQSAGHHKINIAWVNNKVGTVEPEITSDYVINYVGEYNIQGDQEIMQDYFKRMGIQILSTFTGNGSYDDLRGMHRAHLNVLECARSAEYICDELRVRYGIPRMDIDGFGFKALAGSLKKIGLFFGIEDRAQAIIDEEVARWKPELDWYKERLKGKKICLWPGGSKLWHWAHTLEEDLGVRIVSVYTKFGHQGDMEKGISRCSEGALAIDDPNELESLEVMEKLKPDLILTGKRPGEVAKKVRVPYLNAHAYHNGPYKGFEGWVRFARDIYNAIYSPLHQLAFTDISKDDFATDKGFATRQMLSDAELSDEVKNNPELREYTGGFDSVSKLHDREYPKFESQSAPAAAE, encoded by the coding sequence ATGCCTTTACATGAGTTTGACTGCAGCAAGGTGATCCCTGAAAGAAAACAACATGCCGTTGTTAAGGGCAGAGGCGAGGATTTAACGTCCTGTCTTCCTAAGGGATACCTCAACACCATTCCCGGAACGATTTCAGAGCGTGGCTGCGCCTATTGCGGAGCCAAACACGTTATCGGTACCCCGATGAAGGATGTTATCCACATCAGTCACGGACCAGTGGGCTGCACCTATGATACATGGCAGACCAAACGTTATCTTAGTGATAATAACAATTTCCAGCTGAAATATACTTTTGCTTCAGATGTGAAAGAAAAGCATATTGTTTTCGGGGCGGATAAGCTTCTTAAAAGCAATATTCTCGAGGCATTTAAAGCTTTCCCTGAAATCAAACGCATGACCGTTTATCAAACCTGCGCTACGGCGTTAATCGGTGATGATATCGAAGCCGTTTGCGATGAAGTTATGGAAGAATTGCCAGACGTTGATATTTTCGTCTGCAATTCCCCGGGTTTTGCTGGTCCTAGCCAATCTGCTGGCCATCACAAAATCAATATTGCTTGGGTCAATAATAAGGTCGGCACGGTCGAACCTGAAATCACTAGTGATTATGTCATCAACTATGTGGGTGAATATAATATCCAAGGTGATCAGGAGATCATGCAGGATTATTTCAAGCGCATGGGTATCCAGATTCTTTCTACCTTTACGGGTAACGGTTCCTATGACGACTTGCGGGGTATGCATCGTGCGCATTTAAACGTGCTCGAATGTGCCCGTTCTGCTGAATATATCTGTGATGAATTGCGGGTTCGTTATGGTATCCCCCGCATGGATATTGATGGTTTCGGTTTTAAGGCTTTGGCCGGATCACTGAAGAAAATCGGGTTGTTTTTTGGCATTGAAGATCGTGCTCAGGCGATTATTGATGAAGAAGTTGCTAGGTGGAAGCCGGAACTTGACTGGTACAAAGAACGGTTAAAAGGCAAGAAAATCTGTCTGTGGCCAGGTGGTTCCAAACTTTGGCATTGGGCCCATACCCTTGAAGAAGATTTGGGTGTCAGGATCGTTTCTGTTTATACCAAATTCGGCCATCAGGGCGATATGGAAAAGGGTATTTCCCGTTGTAGTGAAGGCGCATTGGCCATCGATGATCCCAATGAGCTTGAATCCCTTGAAGTCATGGAAAAGCTGAAACCAGACCTTATCCTAACCGGTAAACGTCCGGGGGAAGTCGCAAAAAAAGTCCGGGTTCCTTACCTGAACGCCCATGCTTACCACAATGGCCCCTATAAAGGATTTGAAGGCTGGGTTCGTTTTGCACGCGATATTTACAATGCGATTTATTCCCCTCTGCATCAGTTAGCTTTTACTGACATCAGTAAAGATGACTTTGCAACGGATAAAGGTTTTGCAACCCGCCAGATGCTTTCTGATGCTGAGCTTAGCGACGAAGTCAAAAATAATCCTGAACTTCGTGAATATACCGGTGGTTTCGACAGCGTTTCCAAGCTTCACGATCGGGAATATCCAAAATTTGAATCTCAATCTGCACCCGCTGCGGCTGAGTGA
- a CDS encoding MerR family transcriptional regulator — MNRDYFTIGALAKKTETKIVTIRYYESIGLLPEPPRTEGNYRLYNHHHLMRLTFIRRCRSLGFTLHDVRELITLAERRDQNCKEVDHLARNHLEAIEHKIQDLTKLALELRCQIESCRGGTMANCHILEALSS, encoded by the coding sequence ATGAATCGGGATTATTTCACTATTGGCGCTCTGGCAAAAAAAACAGAGACTAAAATTGTCACTATTCGCTATTATGAATCTATCGGTCTGTTGCCAGAACCGCCCCGAACAGAAGGTAATTATCGTCTTTATAATCATCACCATCTGATGCGATTGACATTTATTCGACGCTGTCGGTCACTGGGTTTCACCTTACATGACGTTCGTGAACTTATAACGTTAGCCGAAAGACGTGATCAAAATTGTAAAGAGGTTGACCATCTGGCGCGCAATCATTTGGAGGCGATCGAACACAAAATTCAGGATCTTACTAAATTAGCCTTAGAACTTCGTTGCCAGATAGAATCTTGTCGAGGCGGAACGATGGCAAATTGCCATATTTTAGAAGCCCTTTCTTCTTAG
- the anfG gene encoding Fe-only nitrogenase subunit delta, whose translation MQETIENRVGYLFDFIMKNSLWQFNSRGWDRRKQNEGILAKVSELLCDEPVSKETPADKCYYAEAQCVVDGFNNNFPWLRALSKDEIKALIHQLHERLDYQTIDGSLNAELTVKNY comes from the coding sequence ATGCAAGAAACTATCGAAAACAGAGTCGGCTATCTGTTTGACTTTATCATGAAGAACAGCCTGTGGCAGTTCAATTCCCGTGGATGGGATCGGCGTAAGCAGAATGAAGGTATTCTGGCCAAGGTTTCAGAACTCCTTTGTGATGAACCTGTCTCTAAAGAGACGCCTGCTGACAAATGTTATTACGCAGAAGCGCAATGCGTCGTTGATGGCTTCAACAATAATTTTCCTTGGTTGCGTGCCTTGAGCAAGGATGAAATCAAAGCCCTCATTCACCAGTTACATGAGCGCTTGGATTACCAGACGATCGACGGTTCTTTGAATGCAGAACTGACCGTTAAAAATTATTAA
- the obgE gene encoding GTPase ObgE translates to MQFLDQAKIYVRSGAGGPGAVSFRHEKYIEYGGPDGGNGGKGGDIIFEAVPGLNTLIDFRYTQHFRAQRGDHGAGSNRTGAGAKDLVIKVPVGTQVLSEDKEEILHDFTKVGEKIVFLKGGDGGRGNASYKSSTNRAPRQHGPGWPAEEAWVWLRLKLLADVGLVGLPNAGKSTFLKASTNANPKIGNYPFTTLHPQLGVVRRHGQEFVLADIPGLIEGATEGVGIGDRFLGHIERCRILLHLVDVSGENPIAAWQEVQNELKLYGAGLEDKPQLLALNKTDAVDEETLDSVKQALTEASGQPIFLLSGASGEGVEDILDRLITMTGHATEEAEKIVSETEKTWSPL, encoded by the coding sequence ATGCAATTTCTCGATCAGGCAAAAATTTACGTTCGCTCTGGGGCCGGAGGCCCGGGAGCTGTCTCCTTTCGTCATGAAAAATATATTGAATACGGTGGCCCCGATGGCGGCAACGGAGGTAAAGGCGGCGATATTATCTTTGAAGCCGTTCCCGGCCTCAACACCTTGATTGATTTTCGCTACACACAACATTTTCGGGCACAACGCGGTGACCACGGCGCTGGTTCAAATCGTACAGGGGCTGGTGCAAAAGATTTGGTTATAAAAGTCCCTGTTGGCACACAAGTGCTGTCTGAGGATAAAGAAGAAATTCTACACGACTTTACAAAAGTCGGAGAAAAAATTGTCTTCCTTAAAGGCGGCGATGGCGGACGCGGTAATGCCAGTTATAAAAGTTCTACCAATCGTGCTCCCCGTCAGCATGGCCCCGGTTGGCCTGCGGAAGAGGCCTGGGTATGGCTACGTCTTAAATTATTGGCCGACGTCGGTTTGGTAGGCTTGCCGAATGCGGGTAAATCTACTTTTCTGAAGGCCTCTACCAACGCTAATCCAAAAATCGGTAACTACCCCTTTACAACACTTCATCCTCAACTGGGCGTCGTGCGTCGCCATGGTCAGGAATTTGTGCTGGCCGATATTCCCGGATTAATCGAAGGCGCAACCGAAGGGGTAGGTATTGGAGATCGCTTTCTTGGTCATATCGAGCGCTGCCGTATTCTTCTACATTTAGTAGACGTCTCCGGTGAAAATCCGATAGCCGCTTGGCAGGAAGTCCAAAATGAATTAAAACTATACGGCGCAGGGCTTGAGGATAAACCCCAGCTATTAGCACTTAATAAAACAGATGCTGTTGATGAAGAAACGCTGGATAGCGTGAAACAAGCCTTAACGGAAGCCAGTGGACAGCCCATTTTCCTTTTGTCAGGGGCCAGTGGTGAGGGTGTCGAGGATATTCTCGATCGTCTGATTACCATGACAGGTCACGCTACAGAAGAGGCTGAGAAAATTGTCTCTGAAACGGAGAAAACATGGTCACCGCTTTGA
- a CDS encoding SDR family oxidoreductase codes for MKIALTGGTGFIGGHIFNNTAGRGLEIKALARRPQPARPGVEWIRGPLEETAVLEKLVSSCQAVIHVAGAIKAENREAFEEINIGGTEKLIQATKNAGIRRFIYVSSLSAREPALSDYGWSKAQSEEKVKNSGLDWTIIRPPAVYGSGDREMLEMFRMAVLGIMIMPPKGRLSVISADDLSRLILDLVEGKNDEKSHHQLYEVDDGQPDGWSQNEFAQALGRAVGRPSLRIIHFSKSMLSVASRAEHWIRGKKSRLTKDRVRYFCHPDWVINAKLQPPPDLWKPTISLDEGLNTTAIWYRSRGWLKR; via the coding sequence ATGAAGATAGCCCTTACAGGCGGGACAGGCTTTATCGGCGGTCATATTTTCAATAATACCGCCGGTCGGGGATTGGAAATCAAGGCGCTGGCACGGCGTCCACAGCCTGCCCGTCCGGGCGTGGAATGGATTAGAGGGCCACTTGAAGAGACGGCCGTATTAGAAAAATTGGTATCCTCTTGTCAGGCGGTGATCCATGTCGCAGGAGCGATAAAAGCCGAAAATCGAGAAGCTTTCGAAGAAATCAATATTGGCGGCACGGAAAAGCTTATTCAGGCAACTAAAAACGCCGGTATCCGTCGTTTTATCTATGTTTCTTCATTGTCTGCCCGAGAACCCGCGCTATCAGATTATGGATGGTCAAAAGCCCAATCTGAAGAAAAAGTAAAAAATTCGGGTCTAGATTGGACAATCATTCGCCCCCCTGCAGTTTATGGCTCGGGTGATCGTGAAATGCTGGAAATGTTTAGAATGGCGGTATTGGGTATTATGATTATGCCGCCAAAGGGACGCTTATCAGTCATTTCTGCGGATGATCTCTCACGCTTAATTCTCGACCTTGTAGAGGGTAAAAACGACGAAAAAAGCCATCATCAGCTTTATGAAGTCGATGATGGTCAGCCAGATGGATGGAGCCAAAATGAATTTGCCCAAGCCTTAGGCCGGGCGGTTGGTCGGCCTTCCCTGCGTATAATCCATTTTTCTAAATCCATGCTTTCTGTTGCCTCACGGGCAGAGCATTGGATTAGAGGCAAGAAATCTCGTCTTACAAAAGATCGGGTTCGTTATTTTTGTCATCCGGATTGGGTCATCAATGCCAAGTTGCAGCCCCCCCCTGATCTTTGGAAACCGACAATATCCCTTGATGAAGGGCTTAATACAACAGCGATTTGGTATCGTTCTCGCGGTTGGCTCAAAAGGTAA
- the anfO gene encoding Fe-only nitrogenase accessory protein AnfO: protein MKIAVYINDQGEVATFREKGSVRLYESCDGKWRAEKEIPFSLVDVTTLGGIRQALLNLIKELEDCTTFLSGDINGIAYVFLRDEMGFSIWKSEGSLEEQINIVAQKEQEARTIAKLKGDCSKGCCPTGGKKHGDAEKSECPPDMTPFLVKMNDEGDYTLSLIEVMKLNPSLNSREILIPIMEDFPFRKLEILCDHLPKWFTKKSDDLHLTAEIEASDRLENGVKATLMHAPA, encoded by the coding sequence ATGAAAATCGCAGTTTATATTAACGATCAAGGCGAAGTGGCTACTTTTCGAGAAAAAGGCTCTGTCAGACTTTACGAATCTTGTGATGGAAAATGGCGCGCTGAAAAGGAAATTCCTTTTTCCTTGGTCGATGTCACAACATTAGGGGGTATTCGGCAAGCCTTATTGAATCTTATTAAAGAGCTTGAAGATTGTACGACTTTTCTTTCCGGCGACATCAATGGCATTGCCTATGTTTTTTTGCGTGATGAAATGGGATTTTCTATCTGGAAATCCGAAGGCTCGTTGGAAGAACAGATTAATATCGTTGCTCAGAAAGAACAGGAAGCGCGTACTATTGCAAAGCTGAAGGGCGATTGTTCAAAAGGATGCTGCCCAACAGGTGGCAAAAAACACGGTGATGCAGAAAAGAGCGAATGTCCGCCTGACATGACGCCGTTTTTGGTAAAAATGAATGACGAGGGCGATTATACCCTTAGCCTTATTGAAGTAATGAAACTGAATCCTTCGCTTAATTCTCGTGAAATACTGATCCCCATTATGGAAGATTTTCCTTTTAGAAAACTGGAAATTCTTTGTGACCATCTGCCAAAATGGTTCACTAAAAAAAGCGATGACCTCCATTTAACTGCTGAAATTGAAGCCTCTGACAGGTTAGAAAATGGCGTAAAAGCCACTCTGATGCACGCCCCCGCCTAA
- a CDS encoding gamma-glutamylcyclotransferase family protein, with amino-acid sequence MAPRHKKPDMLYFAYGANMNTERNCRKAKILTVARLPDHKLSFYEHSDIWDGGAETLISAAGEDLWGIVYQLAATDSDVLDIRQDAKQDGTGAYFHTPEDVIGEDGKIYSVLVYKKAMLGNAEQPSEEQMADIIASAEKHALPMVYIEGLKKITTKKARYPVPMKGSVEEFLKNFVPCDC; translated from the coding sequence ATGGCTCCCAGACACAAAAAACCGGATATGCTTTATTTTGCTTATGGCGCTAATATGAATACGGAACGGAATTGCCGTAAGGCAAAAATTCTTACCGTGGCTCGGTTACCTGATCATAAGTTATCTTTTTATGAGCATTCCGATATTTGGGACGGTGGTGCTGAAACTTTAATATCGGCGGCTGGAGAAGATTTATGGGGTATCGTTTACCAACTTGCCGCGACAGATTCTGATGTTCTTGATATTCGTCAAGATGCCAAACAAGACGGCACGGGCGCCTATTTTCATACCCCCGAAGATGTCATCGGTGAAGATGGCAAAATATATTCTGTTTTGGTCTATAAAAAGGCAATGCTAGGCAATGCCGAACAGCCTAGCGAAGAACAAATGGCCGATATTATTGCTAGTGCAGAAAAACATGCTCTGCCTATGGTCTATATTGAAGGCCTTAAAAAAATTACAACGAAAAAAGCGCGCTATCCTGTTCCGATGAAGGGAAGTGTAGAAGAATTTTTGAAAAACTTTGTCCCTTGTGATTGCTAA
- the anfK gene encoding Fe-only nitrogenase subunit beta, which produces MSCEVKAKERDGVVNPIFTCQPAGAQFASIGVKDCIGIVHGGQGCVMFVRLLISQHFKESFEIASSSLHEDGAVFGATNRVEEAVDVLLSRYPDVKVVPIITTCSTEIIGDDIDGVINKLEEELLSEKFAGREVHLVPIHTPSFVGSMISGYDVAVLAFVKKFAKKGEPTDKINVITGWVNPGDVTEIKSILKDMDIDATVLFEIESFDAPIMPTGNTVGHGNTTIQDLEGTANAKGTIVLNRYEGAKAATFLEKKFKVPALISQTPIGIRNTDSFVHNLKEMTGKPIPESLVYKRGVALDAIADVSHMFLAEKRVAIYGAPDMVIGLAEFCLDLEMKPVLLLLGDDNGNYEKDPRIKALQENVNYDMEIVTNADFWELENRIKNEGLELDLILGHSKGRFISIDYNIPMVRVGFPTFDRAGLYNYPIVGYAGAKRLAEEMANALFTDMEYKKNKEWLLNVW; this is translated from the coding sequence ATGAGCTGTGAAGTAAAAGCAAAAGAGCGGGACGGCGTCGTCAATCCCATTTTCACCTGCCAACCGGCAGGTGCCCAGTTCGCGAGTATTGGGGTTAAGGATTGTATCGGGATTGTGCATGGTGGTCAGGGCTGCGTGATGTTTGTACGCCTATTGATTTCCCAGCATTTTAAAGAAAGCTTTGAAATTGCGTCTTCTTCTCTTCATGAAGATGGTGCGGTGTTCGGGGCAACCAATCGCGTTGAAGAAGCGGTTGACGTATTGTTATCCCGTTATCCTGATGTAAAAGTGGTGCCGATCATAACGACCTGCTCCACCGAAATTATCGGGGATGACATCGACGGTGTTATTAACAAGTTAGAAGAAGAACTTCTGTCTGAAAAATTTGCCGGTCGTGAAGTACATCTGGTTCCCATTCATACGCCGAGTTTTGTTGGCAGTATGATTAGTGGTTATGATGTTGCCGTTCTCGCTTTTGTTAAGAAGTTCGCTAAAAAAGGTGAACCGACCGATAAGATCAATGTGATTACCGGTTGGGTCAATCCCGGCGATGTCACCGAAATTAAATCCATTTTGAAAGACATGGATATTGATGCAACGGTGCTGTTTGAGATCGAAAGTTTCGATGCGCCGATCATGCCAACGGGTAATACAGTCGGCCATGGTAATACGACCATTCAGGACTTGGAAGGCACTGCTAATGCGAAGGGGACTATCGTTCTCAATCGCTATGAAGGGGCTAAAGCCGCGACTTTCCTTGAAAAGAAATTCAAAGTACCGGCGCTTATTAGTCAGACTCCGATCGGTATTCGCAACACCGACAGTTTTGTCCATAACTTGAAAGAGATGACGGGTAAACCGATCCCAGAATCTTTGGTTTATAAGCGTGGCGTGGCGCTTGATGCTATTGCTGATGTCAGCCATATGTTCCTTGCTGAAAAGCGGGTCGCTATTTATGGCGCGCCAGATATGGTCATTGGTCTGGCTGAATTCTGCCTTGATCTTGAAATGAAGCCAGTGCTTTTGCTGTTGGGCGATGATAACGGCAATTACGAAAAAGATCCTCGGATCAAAGCCCTTCAGGAAAATGTCAATTATGACATGGAAATCGTCACCAATGCCGATTTTTGGGAACTGGAAAACAGAATCAAGAATGAAGGTCTTGAACTTGATTTGATCCTTGGTCATTCCAAAGGACGTTTCATTTCCATAGATTATAATATTCCGATGGTACGGGTCGGTTTCCCAACGTTTGACCGCGCGGGTCTCTATAATTATCCGATTGTCGGTTATGCGGGTGCCAAGCGTCTGGCAGAAGAAATGGCCAATGCCTTGTTTACCGATATGGAATATAAAAAGAATAAGGAGTGGCTGCTTAACGTCTGGTAA
- the proB gene encoding glutamate 5-kinase, with amino-acid sequence MVTALTTQDKPAPILQKNEGNATAIEDNNGVVFRPNNCNRLVIKIGSSLLVDKRGQVRRDWLQTVAYDIAKLHQAGQQIIVVSSGAVALGARRLNLPRGGRASLEDAQASASVGQILLSQCWAELLGACSLDSSQILLTLEDLEDRRRYLNVSATLDRLLSLGVVPVINENDSIATAEIRFGDNDRLAARIGQASHAAGVILFSDVDGLYTANPSKNPEAKRIDRVDCIDNSTEAMASTDSDSGMGSGGMASKIEAARIATHSGVNLAITTGKRPSPLTMFLEDGAGTLFTADASASAHKVWLAGRLTAHGQAYIDDGAVKALQDGKSLLPAGIYEIKGQFNRGDVVDVLDGEDHLIARGLIEYDSEDVYKIIGKRSEEIAAILGYEPRTALIHRNHMVML; translated from the coding sequence ATGGTCACCGCTTTGACAACCCAAGACAAACCGGCACCAATTTTACAAAAAAATGAAGGAAACGCCACAGCGATAGAAGATAATAACGGTGTGGTTTTCCGGCCTAATAATTGTAACCGTTTGGTGATTAAAATTGGTTCCTCTTTATTGGTAGACAAAAGAGGACAGGTTCGGCGCGATTGGTTGCAAACTGTGGCTTATGACATCGCCAAGCTTCATCAGGCAGGACAACAAATTATTGTCGTTTCATCGGGGGCCGTTGCCCTAGGTGCCCGCCGTTTAAATCTTCCTCGAGGTGGACGGGCATCCCTGGAAGATGCGCAAGCCTCTGCCTCTGTAGGACAAATTTTACTCAGCCAATGCTGGGCTGAGTTATTAGGTGCTTGTAGCTTAGATTCCTCTCAAATTCTTCTCACTTTAGAAGATTTAGAAGATCGTCGCCGTTATCTTAATGTTTCTGCGACTTTAGATAGATTGCTGTCTCTAGGTGTCGTGCCTGTCATCAATGAAAATGATTCGATAGCGACCGCTGAAATCCGCTTTGGCGATAATGATCGGTTAGCCGCGCGGATTGGCCAGGCCAGCCATGCGGCTGGTGTTATTTTATTTTCAGATGTTGATGGCCTTTATACAGCCAATCCTTCTAAAAATCCTGAGGCCAAGAGAATTGACCGTGTCGATTGCATCGACAATTCTACAGAAGCAATGGCCAGCACAGATTCAGATTCCGGTATGGGATCAGGCGGTATGGCTTCCAAGATAGAAGCGGCACGGATTGCAACGCATTCCGGCGTTAATCTAGCGATTACGACAGGTAAACGTCCCTCTCCTTTAACGATGTTTTTAGAAGATGGCGCAGGAACCTTATTTACGGCTGATGCGAGCGCTTCGGCGCATAAAGTTTGGCTTGCAGGTCGTCTAACCGCCCATGGGCAAGCGTATATTGATGATGGTGCAGTAAAAGCGCTTCAAGATGGGAAAAGTCTGCTGCCCGCCGGTATATATGAAATAAAGGGTCAGTTTAATCGGGGTGATGTCGTGGATGTTTTGGATGGCGAAGATCATTTAATCGCTCGAGGTCTGATCGAATATGACAGCGAAGACGTCTATAAAATCATAGGTAAAAGATCAGAAGAAATCGCGGCTATTCTGGGTTACGAGCCGCGCACCGCTTTAATTCACCGTAATCATATGGTCATGCTATGA